The following coding sequences are from one Triplophysa dalaica isolate WHDGS20190420 chromosome 12, ASM1584641v1, whole genome shotgun sequence window:
- the LOC130432615 gene encoding uncharacterized protein LOC130432615 encodes MDRIKHRTWDAAAKAGEWKEESRKKGKLLDNEEGWNGAGLCELELKIRMEVGLIGNMEEKKDREKLNFKIGNDTKGQSRITDGLKVKSVHGEITSEETSQKEVQAVNVIRKLPAREESVSQLDVSEYLVLLKALRINLPKGVLNPKVILLSQNADIIEKAQNVVKDLESFKLQFNSIPRLGCRKVKNSLALKNNGNVLEMTLMIFFRKSKDSEKTLRAKWSENTSNTVCRFGFRHKYKTTAISAPALYATRQTRSWKHLQVGVNVPNISKGVTVNIKTIEEKEYRSESTLSPTSQNFGNFFQNPADEIECLKFFHELGEIGRDQNLSYTRNTKVEFGFLSGKLDFLADITDNANAKGAERDKILIECKGTTGDMVGKLFTKPNNDSRRAQLDETHEYCCQIQAYMYILNKSAEQTQGFTSNRAVMVIRHYHKNGENPRDFYWNFLEKNETVQQQIDELCAFCQEEVLACFLAVLNLIFQLEI; translated from the coding sequence ATGGATcgcataaaacacagaacatgGGATGCAGCAGCGAAGGCTGGTGAATGGAAAGAAGAGAGTCGGAAAAAGGGAAAGCTGTTGGATAACGAGGAGGGATGGAACGGTGCCGGTTTATGTGAGCTGGAACTGAAAATAAGGATGGAGGTTGGATTAATTGGAAATATGGAGGAGAAAAAAGATCGAGAGAAACTGAATTTTAAAATAGGAAATGATACAAAGGGACAAAGCAGAATTACGGATGGTTTGAAGGTGAAATCTGTTCATGGAGAGATAACATCTGAAGAAACATCGCAGAAGGAAGTGCAAGCAGTGAATGTGATAAGGAAGTTACCCGCTAGAGAAGAGAGTGTAAGTCAGCTGGATGTCAGTGAATACTTGGTACTTTTGAAGGCACTACGCATCAATTTGCCGAAAGGTGTTTTGAATCCTAAAGTCATCCTGCTCTCACAAAATGCAGACATTATTGAAAAAGCCCAGAATGTTGTTAAAGACCTGGAAAGCTTTAAACTCCAGTTTAACAGCATTCCACGTCTTGGCTGCAGAAAAGTTAAGAACTCACTGGCACTAAAAAACAACGGTAACGTTCTTGAAATGACATTGATGATTTTCTTTAGAAAAAGTAAAGACTCTGAGAAAACACTTAGAGCAAAGTGGAGTGAGAACACATCAAACACAGTCTGCAGATTCGGTTTCAGACACAAATACAAGACAACAGCCATCTCCGCACCTGCTTTGTATGCGACAAGACAAACCAGGAGCTGGAAACATTTACAGGTTGGAGTCAATGTTCCAAATATTAGCAAGGGTGTGACAGTTAATATTAAGACTATTGAGGAAAAAGAGTATCGCAGTGAGTCAACTCTCTCCCCAACTTCCCAAAATTTTGGTAATTTCTTCCAGAACCCAGCAGATGAAATTGAATGCCTCAAGTTCTTTCATGAGTTGGGTGAAATAGGCAGAGACCAGAATTTGAGTTATACCAGAAATACTAAAGTAGAGTTTGGCTTTCTCAGTGGAAAACTGGACTTCTTAGCAGATATTACAGACAATGCCAATGCAAAGGGGGCAGAAAGAGATAAAATTTTGATCGAATGTAAAGGAACAACTGGGGATATGGTAGGTAAACTCTTCACTAAACCAAATAATGATAGCCGTCGTGCGCAGCTGGATGAAACACACGAGTACTGTTGTCAGATTCAGGCCTACATGTACATCTTAAATAAGTCAGCGGAGCAAACACAAGGCTTCACCTCAAATAGGGCGGTCATGGTGATCAGACACTATCACAAGAATGGAGAAAACCCCAGAGATTTCTACTGGAATTTTCTGGAGAAGAATGAAACCGTACAGCAACAGATAGATGAACTCTGTGCTTTCTGTCAGGAAGAGGTTCTGGCCTGTTTTCTGGCTGTTCTCAATCTGATATTCCAGCTTGAGATTTAA
- the rap1gapl gene encoding rap1 GTPase-activating protein 2 isoform X1, whose amino-acid sequence MERRNEKLFSRKRSFTFGAYGGIDKFITGTESSCAESVGHSILDILDSPSSEPQPLTSATSSQKVTELFAIIEKLQGSRLDEQRCEFPPPFKLQLITQTRLLKIGDGLPLILPPKSGGYWIDPPLDRHVETSPTLSHGGFGLESYDIMERDSEAKMFQEFFRHRYHHSFTASDPSIGPLVLSVCLEEEENRLRVILRMKECSLHGTFSVSLFQHFPTAVQLSKMLCSSVSVSCFEPVSYLKAPELIMAFDEHRVSQNFKFGVLYQREGQLTEEDILGNNEESEEFLEFLSILGQTIKLQGFTGFKGGLDVSHGQTGDEAVFTSFHGREIMFHVATKLPFTEGDTQQLQRKRHIGNDIVALVYQEGHTPFISDVIRSHFLHCFIAVRRIKRESEGEGGDGGSFQVSITGREDVPPFGPPLPSPPIFTEGSVLREFLLTKLINAEISCYKAEKFSRLELRTRSCLLEALRSELSSRSQCMLGESTQSSIPLAEGGKCVPEGGGGFIENFKRAIRVRSHSFDTLGVPRKAGGVAGQRPKEGESDQTNRPDNGTEVKGQMSPQDDL is encoded by the exons ATGGAGAGAAGAAATGAGAAGTTATTCTCTAGAAAAAGAAGTTTCACATTCGGAGCTTATGGAGG GATTGACAAATTCATCACTGGAACCGAGAGCAG ctgCGCTGAATCTGTGGGGCACAGCATACTGGACATTTTAGATTCTCCCTCCAGCGAGCCTCAGCCTCTCACCTCTGCCACATCAAGTCAGAAG GTGACAGAATTGTTTGCCATAATTGAAAAGCTACAG GGTAGCAGATTGGATGAACAGCGCTGTGAATTCCCACCACCTTTTAAG TTACAATTGATCACCCAGACACGGCTCTTAAAGATTGGAGATGGTTTGCCTCTCATCCTCCCCCCAAAATCTGGAGGCTATTGGATCGACCCTCCCCTGGACAGACACGTGGAGACCAGTCCAACTCTCTCACATGGGGGGTTTGGCCTGGAGAGCTACGATATCATGGAACGAGACAGTGAGGCTAAAATGTTCCAGGAGTTCTTCCGCCacaga TATCATCATTCGTTCACAGCGTCTGACCCCTCCATCGGGCCGCTAGTTTTGTCTGTTTGCCTTGAAGAAGAAGAAAATCGCCTGCGAGTCATTCTGAG GATGAAGGAGTGCTCTCTTCATGGAACATTCTCAGTTTCTCTCTTTCAACACTTCCCCACAGCCGTACAGCTGTCTAAG atGCTGTGCTCGAGTGTCAGCGTGTCATGTTTTGAGCCTGTCAGTTACTTAAAG gCCCCTGAGCTTATAATGGCATTTGATGAACACAGGGTGTCACAAAACTTTAAATTTGGTGTTTTATACCAGCGCGAAGGACAG TTGACAGAGGAAGATATTCTCGGTAACAATGAGGAAAGTGAGGAGTTCTTGGAGTTTCTTTCAATACTAGGGCAGACGATCAAACTGCAAGGATTTACTGG ATTTAAGGGAGGTCTGGATGTGTCTCATGGCCAAACAGGAGATGAGGCAGTTTTCACCTCCTTCCACGGTAGAGAGATTATGTTTCATGTTGCCACTAAACTCCCCTTCACTGAAGGTGATACCCAACAG CTGCAGAGAAAGAGACACATTGGGAATGATATCGTTGCCTTGGTTTACCAGGAGGGTCACACCCCCTTTATCTCGGATGTGATCAGATCCCACTTCTTGCATTGTTTCATTGCTGTGCGGAggataaagagagaaagtgagggAGAGGGAGGGGACGGAGGATCATTTCag GTGTCTATCACGGGCAGGGAGGATGTGCCCCCATTTGGCCCGCCTCTTCCTTCACCACCTATTTTTACAGAG GGTTCTGTTTTGAGAGAGTTCCTCCTAACCAAACTTATAAATGCTGAAATCTCTTGCTACAAAGCTGAGAAATTCAGTCGACTGGAG ttaCGCACACGTTCATGTCTGTTGGAAGCACTCCGGTCTGAACTATCTTCTCGCTctcaatgcatgctgggagagTCGACACAATCCAGCATCCCCCTCGCTGAAGGAGGAAAATGTGTTCCAGAGGGTGGTGGGGGattcattgagaactttaag AGAGCAATTAGGGTGCGTAGCCACTCATTCGATACCTTGGGAGTACCAAGGAAAGCAGGTGGTGTGGCAGGACAGAGACCAAAG GAAGGTGAAAG TGACCAGACAAACAGACCTGATAACGGCACTGAGGTGAAAGGTCAAATGAGTCCACAAGATGACCTATAG
- the rap1gapl gene encoding rap1 GTPase-activating protein 2 isoform X2, producing MERRNEKLFSRKRSFTFGAYGGIDKFITGTESSCAESVGHSILDILDSPSSEPQPLTSATSSQKVTELFAIIEKLQGSRLDEQRCEFPPPFKTRLLKIGDGLPLILPPKSGGYWIDPPLDRHVETSPTLSHGGFGLESYDIMERDSEAKMFQEFFRHRYHHSFTASDPSIGPLVLSVCLEEEENRLRVILRMKECSLHGTFSVSLFQHFPTAVQLSKMLCSSVSVSCFEPVSYLKAPELIMAFDEHRVSQNFKFGVLYQREGQLTEEDILGNNEESEEFLEFLSILGQTIKLQGFTGFKGGLDVSHGQTGDEAVFTSFHGREIMFHVATKLPFTEGDTQQLQRKRHIGNDIVALVYQEGHTPFISDVIRSHFLHCFIAVRRIKRESEGEGGDGGSFQVSITGREDVPPFGPPLPSPPIFTEGSVLREFLLTKLINAEISCYKAEKFSRLELRTRSCLLEALRSELSSRSQCMLGESTQSSIPLAEGGKCVPEGGGGFIENFKRAIRVRSHSFDTLGVPRKAGGVAGQRPKEGESDQTNRPDNGTEVKGQMSPQDDL from the exons ATGGAGAGAAGAAATGAGAAGTTATTCTCTAGAAAAAGAAGTTTCACATTCGGAGCTTATGGAGG GATTGACAAATTCATCACTGGAACCGAGAGCAG ctgCGCTGAATCTGTGGGGCACAGCATACTGGACATTTTAGATTCTCCCTCCAGCGAGCCTCAGCCTCTCACCTCTGCCACATCAAGTCAGAAG GTGACAGAATTGTTTGCCATAATTGAAAAGCTACAG GGTAGCAGATTGGATGAACAGCGCTGTGAATTCCCACCACCTTTTAAG ACACGGCTCTTAAAGATTGGAGATGGTTTGCCTCTCATCCTCCCCCCAAAATCTGGAGGCTATTGGATCGACCCTCCCCTGGACAGACACGTGGAGACCAGTCCAACTCTCTCACATGGGGGGTTTGGCCTGGAGAGCTACGATATCATGGAACGAGACAGTGAGGCTAAAATGTTCCAGGAGTTCTTCCGCCacaga TATCATCATTCGTTCACAGCGTCTGACCCCTCCATCGGGCCGCTAGTTTTGTCTGTTTGCCTTGAAGAAGAAGAAAATCGCCTGCGAGTCATTCTGAG GATGAAGGAGTGCTCTCTTCATGGAACATTCTCAGTTTCTCTCTTTCAACACTTCCCCACAGCCGTACAGCTGTCTAAG atGCTGTGCTCGAGTGTCAGCGTGTCATGTTTTGAGCCTGTCAGTTACTTAAAG gCCCCTGAGCTTATAATGGCATTTGATGAACACAGGGTGTCACAAAACTTTAAATTTGGTGTTTTATACCAGCGCGAAGGACAG TTGACAGAGGAAGATATTCTCGGTAACAATGAGGAAAGTGAGGAGTTCTTGGAGTTTCTTTCAATACTAGGGCAGACGATCAAACTGCAAGGATTTACTGG ATTTAAGGGAGGTCTGGATGTGTCTCATGGCCAAACAGGAGATGAGGCAGTTTTCACCTCCTTCCACGGTAGAGAGATTATGTTTCATGTTGCCACTAAACTCCCCTTCACTGAAGGTGATACCCAACAG CTGCAGAGAAAGAGACACATTGGGAATGATATCGTTGCCTTGGTTTACCAGGAGGGTCACACCCCCTTTATCTCGGATGTGATCAGATCCCACTTCTTGCATTGTTTCATTGCTGTGCGGAggataaagagagaaagtgagggAGAGGGAGGGGACGGAGGATCATTTCag GTGTCTATCACGGGCAGGGAGGATGTGCCCCCATTTGGCCCGCCTCTTCCTTCACCACCTATTTTTACAGAG GGTTCTGTTTTGAGAGAGTTCCTCCTAACCAAACTTATAAATGCTGAAATCTCTTGCTACAAAGCTGAGAAATTCAGTCGACTGGAG ttaCGCACACGTTCATGTCTGTTGGAAGCACTCCGGTCTGAACTATCTTCTCGCTctcaatgcatgctgggagagTCGACACAATCCAGCATCCCCCTCGCTGAAGGAGGAAAATGTGTTCCAGAGGGTGGTGGGGGattcattgagaactttaag AGAGCAATTAGGGTGCGTAGCCACTCATTCGATACCTTGGGAGTACCAAGGAAAGCAGGTGGTGTGGCAGGACAGAGACCAAAG GAAGGTGAAAG TGACCAGACAAACAGACCTGATAACGGCACTGAGGTGAAAGGTCAAATGAGTCCACAAGATGACCTATAG
- the rps9 gene encoding 40S ribosomal protein S9 has translation MPVARSWVCSKTYVTPRRPFEKSRLDQELKLIGEYGLRNKREVWRVKFTLAKIRKAARELLTLDEKDARRLFEGNALLRRLVRIGVLDEGKMKLDYVLGLKVEDFLERRLQTQVFKLGLAKSIHHARVLIRQRHIRVRKQVVNIPSFVVRLDSQKHIDFSLRSPYGGGRPGRVKRKNAKKAQGGGGGGDDEEED, from the exons ATGCCCGTTGCCAGGAGTTGGGTTTGTAGCAAGACTTATGTCACCCCCAGACGTCCCTTCGAGAAGTCACGTCTCGACCAGGAGTTGAAACTCATTG GCGAGTATGGGCTCAGGAATAAGAGAGAAGTCTGGAGGGTGAAGTTTACTTTGGCCAAGATCCGCAAGGCTGCCAGAGAGCTTCTGACTCTGGATGAGAAGGATGCTAGGCGTCTCTTTGAGG GTAATGCCTTGCTGAGGCGTCTGGTTCGTATTGGAGTGTTGGATGAGGGAAAGATGAAGCTCGATTACGTTCTGGGTTTGAAAGTGGAGGATTTCTTGGAGAGGAGGCTGCAGACTCAGGTCTTCAAGCTTGGCCTGGCCAAGAGCATCCACCACGCCCGTGTGCTCATCCGCCAGAGGCACATCCG GGTGCGCAAGCAGGTTGTGAACATCCCATCTTTCGTGGTGAGGCTGGACAGCCAGAAGCACATCGACTTCTCTCTCCGCTCTCCATACGGTGGTGGTCGCCCTGGCCGTGTAAAGAGAAAGAATGCCAAGAAGGCCCAGGGTGGTGGTGGAGGTGGtgatgatgaagaggaggaTTAA